The nucleotide sequence AGTAACAAAGGGGCTCCCGGAATAGATGGGATCACCATTAAAGCCTATCCTGACTTTGCCCGTCAGCACTGGCCTTCAGCGCGCCAAGCCTTACTCAATGGGACTTACAGACCATCTCCCGTCCTTCGGGCTGTTATAGAAAAGCCCGATGGTGGAGAACGGTTGCTGGGCATCCCGACAGTCATGGATCGAGTGATACAACAGGCCATTGTGCAGGTATTATCACCCATCTTTGATCCTGACTTCTCTCCCAGCAGCTTCGGTTACAGACCGGGAAGGTCTGCACAAGACGCTGTACAACAGGTTAATCGATACATTAAGCAGGGGCTGCATCAGGCGGTTGATGTTGATCTGAGTAAATTCTTTGATACGGTCAGCCATGATGTTCTTATGTCGAGAGTCTCTCGAAAGATTCACGACAAGCGTCTGTTGAAGCTGATTGGCCGCTACCTTCGTGCTGGCGTCATGGTTGATGGGCAATGCTACCCAACCCGGGTAGGTATGCCACAAGGCGGTCCACTTTCACCGCTGCTGTCGAATGTCCTTCTCGATGACCTGGACAAGGAACTGGAGTACCGGGGGCATTGCTTCGCACGCTACTGCGATGACTTTGTGATCCTCGTTGGCAGCCAGCGAGCCGGGGAGCGAGTGATGGAAAGCATCACACGTTACCTTGAGCGCAAGCTGAAACTGAGGATAAACCCGACAAAGAGCAAGGTGGTGAAAGCTACCGAAGCTGAGTTCCTGAGTTTTACCTTCACAGGGAAGCGAATCCGCTGGTCGGAGAAGAGTCTGAACCGCTTCAGGCGAAAAAATCCTGAAACTCACCAGCCGAAGCTGGGGAGTATCGATGGAATATCGCTTGAAGAAGCTGGCCGAATATATCCGGGGCTGGATGGGTTATTTCAGGATAACCGAATATTACAGTCCTATACCGCGACTGGATCAATGGATACGTCGGCGGATTCGCTGTTGTTTTATCAAACAATGGCGAAAGCCGAAAACCCGTTACAGAAATTTGATCAGGTTAGGTGTTGATCACATCAAGGCCGCCTCGATTGCAGCCAGTAGCAAAGGGTATTACCGGCTAAGCAAAACCTATGCGGCACAGTTAGCATTAAACGACAGTTTTCTCAGTAAACTCGGGCTTGTTTCCCTGAAAGACTTGTGGATCAGGTTTCACCACCCTCGGTGAATCGCCCGGTGCGGACCCGCACGCCGGTGTGATGTGGGGGCTGGAGGTTAGAGACCTCCGGCTACCCGATTTATGCGACGGTTGGCACGGAGTAGAAGTATATGAGTTTGAAAACATTAAAGTCGCTGCACGGTAAAGCTAATGAAAACGACTTCGAGACAATCAATTTTCTTTACCAGAACAGAGGGCAAGATTTATCAGATGCGCTGGATAACTTGATAACTTATTTGAGCAGGGATCAAATCGAGCAAAGGTACTTCAGGCAGTCATCAAGGTTACGAGTTAAAGGCGCTACAACAGGAACGAACTTTAATTATTTCGTTCTTCTGGGGGGAGTGATAACAGTAAACAAATATAGACAAGACGAACTGAAGTGGGTTTTAGGCGCATAACGCCGTTTTCAGGGGTGCGACCACCGGGAGCATCCCTTGGAAAACATTGGTACGCCCGGCATGGGCATGAACTTATGGGGTGAAAGTCCCCTGTGGGTAAACCAGCATCGGATCTGGAGCCGAATAAGCCCACCGATGATAACCACTAGCTTAAGGCAAGTGCAATCTCACGAGGGGTTGTGCGGAGGCAGTCTGACTGCAAAAGTGCGAGCCGACGGACAGAAATCGTATACAAGGCCGAGGCTCGTGGGCGAGTGAGCCAAGGATCACAAAGCCCTCTGGTTTGAGAGATACGGTAAATGCGGCGGTTGTGTACTGAAAGTTCATGCTCTTATCCGGGGAGGTCTGTTCAACATGCGATTGGTCAATCCCAGTTCTCAGCCACTGGTTACAACAGGCTCGGCGGACAGGGTTCATCACCCTGTTCGAGCAAACCCGATGACCACCAATAGCGCCTGCAGAAGTAATTCTGTGTGGTGATTGAACAGAAGTCAGCAGACGTCATAGTAGTTGTTCGACAGAAGTCGTTAATCCGATTGGAAGTCGTCAACGAAGGACTGAACACCGACGAAAAGAGGAGACTGATTCCCTCAACACAGTGCAGCCGTCCGGCGACTCACTGGAGTTGGCGAAAGAATCTTTAACCAGCTTTGAACCACGATCTACTGAGTTGCGCACTGGAACCTGCCAATTTGCTGAAAGCATGGAAACAAGTCAGAAGTAACAAAGGGGCTCCCGGAATAGATGGGATCACCATTAAAGCCTATCCTGACTTTGCCCGTCAGCACTGGCCTTCAGCGCGCCAAGCCTTACTCAATGGGACTTACAGACCATCTCCCGTCCTTCGGGCTGTTATAGAAAAGCCCGATGGTGGAGAACGGTTGCTGGGCATCCCGACAGTCATGGATCGAGTGATACAACAGGCCATTGTGCAGGTATTATCACCCATCTTTGATCCTGACTTCTCTCCCAGCAGCTTCGGTTACAGACCGGGAAGGTCTGCACAAGACGCTGTACAACAGGTTAATCGATACATTAAGCAGGGGCTGCATCAGGCGGTTGATGTTGATCTGAGTAAATTCTTTGATACGGTCAGCCATGATGTTCTTATGTCGAGAGTCTCTCGAAAGATTCACGACAAGCGTCTGTTGAAGCTGATTGGCCGCTACCTTCGTGCTGGCGTCATGGTTGATGGGCAATGCTACCCAACCCGGGTAGGTATGCCACAAGGCGGTCCACTTTCACCGCTGCTGTCGAATGTCCTTCTCGATGACCTGGACAAGGAACTGGAGTACCGGGGGCATTGCTTCGCACGCTACTGCGATGACTTTGTGATCCTCGTTGGCAGCCAGCGAGCCGGGGAGCGAGTGATGGAAAGCATCACACGTTACCTTGAGCGCAAGCTGAAACTGAGGATAAACCCGACAAAGAGCAAGGTGGTGAAAGCTACCGAAGCTGAGTTCCTGAGTTTTACCTTCACAGGGAAGCGAATCCGCTGGTCGGAGAAGAGTCTGAACCGCTTCAGGCGAAAAATCCTGAAACTCACCAGCCGAAGCTGGGGAGTATCGATGGAATATCGCTTGAAGAAGCTGGCCGAATATATCCGGGGCTGGATGGGTTATTTCAGGATAACCGAATATTACAGTCCTATACCGCGACTGGATCAATGGATACGTCGGCGGATTCGCTGTTGTTTTATCAAACAATGGCGAAAGCCGAAAACCCGTTACAGAAATTTGATCAGGTTAGGTGTTGATCACATCAAGGCCGCCTCGATTGCAGCCAGTAGCAAAGGGTATTACCGGCTAAGCAAAACCTATGCGGCACAGTTAGCATTAAACGACAGTTTTCTCAGTAAACTCGGGCTTGTTTCCCTGAAAGACTTGTGGATCAGGTTTCACCACCCTCGGTGAATCGCCCGGTGCGGACCCGCACGCCGGTGTGATGTGGGGGCTGGAGGTTAGAGACCTCCGGCTACCCGATTTAGGTGCATGGCACAGACTGAAAAGGAAACAAAAATGTTTATTTATGAACTAGACCCTATTGATTATTTTTCAGGTTCTATTCCACTGGAAGATTACTTGAAATCAATTAAAGAAATGGATGATACGTTTGGCGAATATGAATTTACCCAGAGACAGATAGGCCGACTAACTTCAAAGATGAAAACCATTAGCTCTTGGGAAGGTGACATAATAGATGGCGTTTATGTGTTTGCTATGCCTGGTAGTAACATGGACACAAATCTCGCTCTTGGGATCGTATGGAAGCAAAGGAGTAATGGGACAACTTTTGTGGTATCAGAGCTGGAACTACCTTGGCTTGAAGAATGCTTAGTATGAGTAGCACCTAACGCCTGGTTCAGCCGCGTGCCGAAGGCACGTCGGGTGGAGGGGCGAAGCCCCGGAACGAACTGGAAGTTTTTGGTACGCCCGGCATGGGCATGAACTTATGGGGTGAAAGTCCCCTGTGGGTAAACCAGCATCGGATCTGGAGCCGAATAAGCCCACCGATGATAACCACTAGCTTAAGGCAAGTGCAATCTCACGAGGGGTTGTGCGGAGGCAGTCTGACTGCAAAAGTGCGAGCCGACGGACAGAAATCGTATACAAGGCCGAGTCTCGTGGGCGAGTGAGCCAAGGATCACAAAGCCCTCTGGTTTGAGAGATACGGTAAATGCGGCGGTTGTGTACTGAAAGTTCATGCTCTTATCCGGGGAGGTCTGTTCAACATGCGATTGGTCAATCCCAGTTCTCAGCCACTGGTTACAACAGGCTCGGCGGACAGGGTTCATCACCCTGTTCGAGCAAACCCGATGACCACCAATAGCGCCTGCAGAAGTAATTCTGTGTGGTGATTGAACAGAAGTCAGCAGACGTCATAGTAGTTGTTCGACAGAAGTCGTTAATCCGATTGGAAGTCGTCAACGAAGGACTGAACACCGACGAAAAGAGGAGACTGATTCCCTCAACACAGTGCAGCCGTCCGGCGACTCACTGGAGTTGGCGAAAGAATCTTTAACCAGCTTTGAACCACGATCTACTGAGTTGCGCACTGGAACCTGCCAATTTGCTGAAAGCATGGAAACAAGTCAGAAGTAACAAAGGGGCTCCCGGAATAGATGGGATCACCATTAAAGCCTATCCTGACTTTGCCCGTCAGCACTGGCCTTCAGCGCGCCAAGCCTTACTCAATGGGACTTACAGACCATCTCCCGTCCTTCGGGCTGTTATAGAAAAGCCCGATGGTGGAGAACGGTTGCTGGGCATCCCGACAGTCATGGATCGAGTGATACAACAGGCCATTGTGCAGGTATTATCACCCATCTTTGATCCTGACTTCTCTCCCAGCAGCTTCGGTTACAGACCGGGAAGGTCTGCACAAGACGCTGTACAACAGGTTAATCGATACATTAAGCAGGGGCTGCATCAGGCGGTTGATGTTGATCTGAGTAAATTCTTTGATACGGTCAGCCATGATGTTCTTATGTCGAGAGTCTCTCGAAAGATTCACGACAAGCGTCTGTTGAAGCTGATTGGCCGCTACCTTCGTGCTGGCGTCATGGTTGATGGGCAATGCTACCCAACCCGGGTAGGTATGCCACAAGGCGGTCCACTTTCACCGCTGCTGTCGAATGTCCTTCTCGATGACCTGGACAAGGAACTGGAGTACCGGGGGCATTGCTTCGCACGCTACTGCGATGACTTTGTGATCCTCGTTGGCAGCCAGCGAGCCGGGGAGCGAGTGATGGAAAGCATCACACGTTACCTTGAGCGCAAGCTGAAACTGAGGATAAACCCGACAAAGAGCAAGGTGGTGAAAGCTACCGAAGCTGAGTTCCTGAGTTTTACCTTCACAGGGAAGCGAATCCGCTGGTCGGAGAAGAGTCTGAACCGCTTCAGGCGAAAAATCCTGAAACTCACCAGCCGAAGCTGGGGAGTATCGATGGAATATCGCTTGAAGAAGCTGGCCGAATATATCCGGGGCTGGATGGGTTATTTCAGGATAACCGAATATTACAGTCCTATACCGCGACTGGATCAATGGATACGTCGGCGGATTCGCTGTTGTTTTATCAAACAATGGCGAAAGCCGAAAACCCGTTACAGAAATTTGATCAGGTTAGGTGTTGATCACATCAAGGCCGCCTCGATTGCAGCCAGTAGCAAAGGGTATTACCGGCTAAGCAAAACCTATGCGGCACAGTTAGCATTAAACGACAGTTTTCTCAGTAAACTCGGGCTTGTTTCCCTGAAAGACTTGTGGATCAGGTTTCACCACCCTCGGTGAATCGCCCGGTGCGGACCCGCACGCCGGTGTGATGTGGGGGCTGGAGGTTAGAGACCTCCGGCTACCCGATTTATGCGTCATTTGCGATACCATACTCGTTCAGGCTTCATGCTTAATTGCCACTTAATATAGTCTTCTGGTGGCCTATCAATATCAATGACATGCTCGGTTGAAAAAGGAATTTCAGCTCCAAATTGGAGGTAAACATCATCATCTTCTTTATCGATACACAATGGTTGAAAGTCAAGTATACCGATATATTTATCTTCGATTACTTCGGAAACAATCAAGTAACCTCTTTCGCCTTCAATAATAATTTCACCATCTTCGGTTTCGCATTCAATTTCAAAAATTACCTTAGCGGCATCACCAACTTTTAGATTTTGTCTTTCTTCTAGAGATGGTATCCAAAAAGTTTCAGGATGCTCTTTATGGCATTCTTCACCATTGCGAAGCTGCCAATAATCTTCTTTGAACTTGGCTAATTGCATGATTACTCCTTGATGACGCATAACGCCTGGTTCAGTGGCAGCCGTAGGCTGTCCATTGGAAGCATTTGTTATGTGGCTGGTTCCAACTTGGAACATACCACGAACAATTTCTATTTTGGAAAGAGTTGGATTAAGCATGAAAAAATATATGTTTGAGGTCTGGCTAACAATAGGTCTATTCGGTGTCGCTATCACTGATTATGACGATCCAGACGGTGCGCTCGAAGGGAACCTGAACGCCATTGGTATAGAGAACTGGATAGAGAACTGGATAAAACCTCAAACTGAAAACGGATTAGAGGTTGGTAACTGGCATTTGAAAGGCACGATTGATGCCACAGACTTCAGTTATACCATTGATTACGCTATGCCTGATTAAGCCACATAACAGTCGCTTACACGAAACCATTTCGCATAACATACTGTAGATTTTTTATCTGTACCAGCAGAAGCCCAAGTCTACCAAGGGGTACAGCATTTTTTTGATCTTTCGTGGTTTATCTGCCAGTTCGTGTTTTGTGATTTGTATATTTTTCGGTTAAGTCATTTTCCCGGTTAAGACTCCTTTTTATATCTTTGATAACAATGGGTTAGTGACACCTTGTATATTTTGCTTATGCGAACTACTTTATCTGTATAAAAATACAGTAAAAGGGCTAATTTACATGCGACTTCAACAAAGGTTTCAGATTGCCATTCGTTCTGCCAATTATTCCCTCGCCACCGAACGTGCCTATTGGGATTGGGTCAAGAGGTTTATCAAATTTCATAAAATGCGCCATCCCGATTCCTTAACAGGAGAAAATATTCGTGATTTCCTCACTCATTTAGTGATGAAAAAACAGGTCGCAGTCAGTACCCAGCAGCAAGCCTTGAGCGCTCTTGTCTTTTTGTATAAGCAAGTACTGGGACGCGATAATATAACAATCACTGACTGGCTCAATGCAAAACGTCCTAAGAAACTCCCTGTTGTGCTATCCACGACTGAAGCAAGCTCTGTACTCTCTTGTCTCAAAGGGACTCCGCTGTTAATTGCTCAATTGATGTACGGGGCTGGCCTCCGGCTCAAAGAGGCTGTACGACTGAGGGTTCAGGATGTTGATTTTGGACGTATGGAAATTACTGTACGCCATGGTAAGGGCGGTAAAGACAGAATGACTTTGTTACCTAAAGTGACCGTTGAATCGTTGCAACAACAAATCGAGATATCCCGACAGCTTCACTGTAAAGCACTGGATGAAGGGGTGTGCTTTGTCCATCTTCCCAATGCGCTTGCAAGAAAATACCCCAATGCCGCAAAAGAGCTGGCATGGCAATATATTTTTTCCAGTACACAGCTGAGTAAAGACCCAAGAACTGGCAACATGGAGCGTCATCACATTAACGAAAGAGGGGTTCAGTCGGCTGTTAAAAATGCTGTCAGGCAAGCCGGAGTCAACAAAAATGCCAGCTGCCATACATTCCGGCATAGCTTCGCAACGCATTTATTAGAAAGCGGTTACGATATCAGAACCGTGCAAGAGCTGCTTGGTCATGCCAATGTTAATACAACGATGATATATACTCATGTGCTTAACCGGGGTGGTAAAGCGGTCTTAAGCCCTGTTGACCGCTAACTTTTTGTTCGTCCACACTACCGCCTAAGACAGAAATAATGGTCGGATATTATTCAGACATCGGTCTCACAGTGGCAGTTAAATTTTAAAACCTGACTATCCTATCATATTTTGTTTACAGTAAGCTGAGCTTTACCAAAACAAGTTCACTATACTTGCCACACTTCAGTGTTTTGTCGGGAAGAAACCAGCGAAATGGGTGCGCTGCATACGTGGCTCGACAAAACCCACCCATGATATTGCCGTGAGGCAACTGGGACTCCCTGCGAGCGACTCATTTGATACCCTGTTACCGATTGACAGGGCAAACCGTCACCGAAAGCGATCTGCTTTTGGTATTTCAACACCTGGCACTGTTCAGACATTCTTTCATTGACTGCTTTTGGCAGGTTTCCCTGATCATTTGATTTTCATTGCTCAGTGTACCGAGCCGGATGATCTGACTACTGTTGTCGGAAGCAGGCTTTTTATCCAAATGACAGAAACCGGACTCACTGTTCAATTCTGCCGTAGGCGCATTCAAACGCCTTGAGAAGCCTACGAGCTGATGAAGCGGATGGTTTGAATTCTGGAGTAGCCTGTAGTGACCGTTGGGTACTGTTTGATAAGTACTTTTTCTGCCGAGCAAGAAGCTGGTATCGAAAGTTCTTCAAAGTGCCTTTAACTCATTAATAGTACTCATCTTTTGACTCCCACTCGGGTTTGAGTAATGGTGCTTGCACAAGTGGTTCACGCACGTACTCAAGGGTCTTAATGAGCCCCGTATTCATGATTATTTTCATCCTGTAATAATGAACGATAGAACCAAAATCATGAGGCTCATTCATATTGGAGAAGACTAAATCTTGCGAATGTTCAATTTATCACCAATCCTATATCGCAGATAAAAAATTGAGCAGTCTCTCATGCGAAGCATTATCAATATCAAAGATGCCCTGCATCAGGCCAAGCCGGATGATCATGTAGGCATTGCCATAGCCCCGCTATCAACCGGCAATGATTTTTGCCTGTTCAGTGCTGAAATCAAGAGCAGTCATAAAGTTGGGTGCCACTATCATGCTGAGGGTGAAGAGATATACTCCATCCTGTCCGGCAAAGGCATCATTTACACGGCCAATGTTGAAGATGACGGTTATGTGGGAGAAACCAAAGCACATACAGTATCTAGCGGAGATAGCTTTACTATCGAACCAGGTACCGCCCATCAGTTGCAGGCAACTTCAGATTTAGTACTGATGTTTGTATGCCCGCCATCACACATAGACTCAGATCGGATTATACTTCCGTCACTGATTTCGTAATCATCAGAACGTAGTCTGAGCTGTCTAAGGGCTCTCCTGAATTTCTGGAGGGCTGTTCTGCAAGGGGGATATTGTTAATTCTGGAGCCTGTGCTGATTGAACCCTATTGACCTTGTTCACAGTGGAAAGGCAATTGATATAATGATTATGAGCTGTCACACCTTGGCTTGTTTTTATACTATCCCCTATCATGTGTGACAGACCAATTTGCTTATGAGCTGCCCGGGAGCTGGCATATCTCCGCATTAACATCAACGATTCCTGATTGATGCTGTAACGCCTGACCCTTATTTCTTTGCCTGTATCAGGGTTAAACTCTCCGGTGCGTATCTGCTGTTTATCAATAATCAGCCCCGCCATTCTCAGCAACTGGTTAACAAAATTACAGGCCGATTTGGGTCGCTGAAACTCTGCGCCTTTCACTGTATTTTTTATCACGCTGTCCGGGATCAGTTTCAGCTGGTTCAGCATAAAAGGTGCTTTCTGATGGTACGCTTCTACCCTGTCCACCATCTGCTTTGCTTCATTTTCTCCCCAGGAATTCTGATAGTCCCCGTTGGGGAATAGAGGTTGTAGCAGCTCTTGGTAAACCTCCACTGCAACAGATTCAAACCGCCTGTGGCATATCGGTGTATTTTCATTGTCTGGTTGAGGCTGGTAATGACTGCCATCGGGTAATGGAAGCTGCATAAACCGCCGCAGTCGTATGAGCCCTACCCGCTTCCAGAACTCAATGTCTTCATCCTTTAATTCACGAGCATGGATGCCCAGCTCTTCACAAATGCGGTATCGCTCACAGCTCAGTATTTCCTGCATTCTTGGTTCTACTTTATGGCTGAGCTGTAAGCGGTTGGGGAACTCCATCTACCCCTATTTCCACCAATCCGCTATTTTTAAATCATCCTGTGTGAGCTTCATAGGCAA is from Endozoicomonas gorgoniicola and encodes:
- the ltrA gene encoding group II intron reverse transcriptase/maturase; translation: MNHDLLSCALEPANLLKAWKQVRSNKGAPGIDGITIKAYPDFARQHWPSARQALLNGTYRPSPVLRAVIEKPDGGERLLGIPTVMDRVIQQAIVQVLSPIFDPDFSPSSFGYRPGRSAQDAVQQVNRYIKQGLHQAVDVDLSKFFDTVSHDVLMSRVSRKIHDKRLLKLIGRYLRAGVMVDGQCYPTRVGMPQGGPLSPLLSNVLLDDLDKELEYRGHCFARYCDDFVILVGSQRAGERVMESITRYLERKLKLRINPTKSKVVKATEAEFLSFTFTGKRIRWSEKSLNRFRRKILKLTSRSWGVSMEYRLKKLAEYIRGWMGYFRITEYYSPIPRLDQWIRRRIRCCFIKQWRKPKTRYRNLIRLGVDHIKAASIAASSKGYYRLSKTYAAQLALNDSFLSKLGLVSLKDLWIRFHHPR
- a CDS encoding integron integrase, which gives rise to MRLQQRFQIAIRSANYSLATERAYWDWVKRFIKFHKMRHPDSLTGENIRDFLTHLVMKKQVAVSTQQQALSALVFLYKQVLGRDNITITDWLNAKRPKKLPVVLSTTEASSVLSCLKGTPLLIAQLMYGAGLRLKEAVRLRVQDVDFGRMEITVRHGKGGKDRMTLLPKVTVESLQQQIEISRQLHCKALDEGVCFVHLPNALARKYPNAAKELAWQYIFSSTQLSKDPRTGNMERHHINERGVQSAVKNAVRQAGVNKNASCHTFRHSFATHLLESGYDIRTVQELLGHANVNTTMIYTHVLNRGGKAVLSPVDR
- a CDS encoding cupin domain-containing protein, producing MRSIINIKDALHQAKPDDHVGIAIAPLSTGNDFCLFSAEIKSSHKVGCHYHAEGEEIYSILSGKGIIYTANVEDDGYVGETKAHTVSSGDSFTIEPGTAHQLQATSDLVLMFVCPPSHIDSDRIILPSLIS